Proteins encoded by one window of Candidatus Methylacidiphilales bacterium:
- a CDS encoding pyridoxal phosphate-dependent aminotransferase, translated as MTSNLASRVTGLTPSLTLTIDSKAKALKAEGIDVIGFGAGEPDFDTPEHIKAAAMGSLDAGFTKYTPAAGIPELRQAIAEKLKTDNNLDYKPTQIIVTNGAKHACLNVILATVEPGDEVIIPAPYWLSYPEMVKLAGGTPIFVQTSAENGYKITPAQFEEAMSPATRMIILNSPGNPTGTLYTAEELKALAEVALSEDILILSDEIYEKLVYDNHKHTSTASLSPEIYNSTFTVNGFSKPYAMTGWRIGYVAAPEWAAKAIESIQSHSTSNVTSFAQKGALVAYKGPQDCVTAMLQEYDARRKKMMALLDTIPHLSYVRPQGAFYILVDISKTKLTSTDFAERLLDRQKVAVVPGIAFGNDQTIRLSYATSIENIETGVKRIAEFIQTLGL; from the coding sequence ATGACTAGCAACCTCGCCTCACGTGTCACCGGCCTCACCCCCTCCCTAACCCTCACCATCGACAGCAAAGCCAAAGCCTTGAAAGCCGAAGGCATCGACGTCATCGGCTTCGGAGCTGGCGAACCCGATTTCGACACTCCAGAGCACATCAAAGCTGCTGCCATGGGCTCCCTAGACGCAGGCTTCACAAAATACACCCCCGCAGCCGGCATCCCTGAACTCCGCCAAGCAATTGCCGAAAAACTCAAAACCGATAATAACCTCGACTACAAACCCACCCAAATCATCGTCACCAACGGCGCAAAACACGCCTGCCTCAACGTCATCCTCGCCACAGTAGAGCCAGGCGACGAAGTCATCATCCCAGCGCCCTACTGGCTCTCCTATCCAGAAATGGTCAAGCTCGCCGGCGGCACCCCCATCTTCGTCCAGACCTCCGCCGAAAACGGCTACAAAATCACCCCAGCCCAATTCGAAGAAGCCATGTCCCCTGCCACCCGAATGATCATTCTCAACTCCCCCGGCAACCCCACCGGCACCCTCTACACCGCAGAAGAACTCAAAGCCCTAGCCGAAGTCGCCCTCTCAGAAGACATCCTCATCCTCTCCGATGAAATCTACGAAAAACTCGTCTACGACAATCATAAACACACCTCCACAGCAAGCCTCTCCCCAGAAATCTACAACTCCACCTTCACCGTCAACGGCTTCAGCAAGCCCTACGCCATGACAGGCTGGCGCATCGGCTACGTCGCCGCTCCCGAATGGGCAGCCAAAGCGATCGAATCCATCCAAAGCCATTCAACCTCAAACGTCACTTCCTTCGCCCAAAAAGGCGCACTCGTCGCTTACAAAGGGCCACAAGACTGCGTCACCGCCATGCTGCAAGAATACGATGCACGCCGCAAAAAAATGATGGCACTCCTCGACACCATCCCGCACCTCTCCTACGTCAGACCACAAGGCGCATTCTACATCCTCGTTGATATTTCCAAAACCAAACTCACTTCTACCGATTTTGCCGAGCGCCTACTCGATCGCCAAAAAGTCGCTGTCGTCCCCGGCATCGCCTTCGGCAACGACCAGACAATCCGCCTCTCCTACGCCACATCCATCGAAAACATCGAAACCGGCGTCAAACGTATCGCAGAATTCATCCAAACTTTAGGCCTCTAA
- a CDS encoding KpsF/GutQ family sugar-phosphate isomerase produces MPKPKANKTPASLKVARRVLTLESEAIRQLKRQLNHSFDDAVQLLLRCLQQRGKIIVTGVGKSALIGHKIAATLSSTGSPAVVLDSTNALHGDIGLIAEGDVALLLSYSGETEELVRILPVLKHLSTPIIAITRSTHSTLGKHADITLRCEVSKEACPLNLAPTASTAAMLSLGDALAMALLEARGFKREDFARYHPAGSLGKQLLQIRHVMRSRDKMTILDEKTPITTAMKAMAEARTGAVIVTDSRGRVTGIYTQGDFTRTFVRDPSIIQRGTLKEVMTRRPITVPVDKLAVEVLALFREHDIDDLIVVDAQHRPVGLIDAQDLAKHRLV; encoded by the coding sequence ATGCCGAAACCTAAAGCCAACAAAACTCCTGCATCCCTAAAAGTAGCCCGTCGCGTCCTCACTCTAGAGTCCGAGGCGATCCGCCAACTCAAACGCCAGCTCAATCATTCATTCGACGACGCAGTCCAGCTTCTCCTACGCTGCCTCCAACAACGCGGCAAAATCATCGTCACAGGCGTCGGCAAATCCGCCCTGATCGGCCACAAAATAGCCGCCACCCTCTCCTCTACCGGTTCTCCAGCCGTCGTCCTCGACTCCACAAATGCTTTGCACGGTGACATCGGACTCATAGCTGAAGGCGATGTAGCCCTCCTCCTCTCCTACAGTGGCGAGACCGAGGAGCTGGTGCGCATTTTACCTGTGCTCAAACATCTCTCTACCCCGATTATCGCCATCACACGATCCACACACTCGACCCTGGGAAAACACGCCGACATCACCCTACGCTGTGAGGTCTCAAAAGAGGCATGCCCCCTCAACCTCGCTCCCACAGCCTCCACAGCAGCGATGCTCTCTCTTGGCGATGCACTCGCCATGGCACTCCTCGAAGCCCGTGGATTCAAGCGCGAAGACTTCGCCCGTTACCATCCAGCAGGCTCGTTAGGAAAACAACTCCTACAAATCCGCCACGTCATGCGTTCCCGAGATAAAATGACGATCCTGGATGAAAAAACCCCGATCACAACCGCGATGAAAGCCATGGCCGAAGCACGCACTGGTGCTGTCATCGTCACCGATTCACGCGGTAGAGTTACAGGAATTTATACGCAAGGCGACTTCACACGCACCTTCGTTCGCGATCCCAGTATCATCCAGAGAGGCACTCTAAAAGAGGTCATGACACGCCGCCCGATCACTGTCCCAGTAGATAAACTCGCCGTCGAAGTCCTTGCCCTCTTTCGCGAACACGATATCGATGACCTCATCGTAGTCGATGCACAACATCGCCCCGTCGGATTGATAGATGCACAAGACCTAGCCAAACACCGCCTAGTCTAG
- the thrB gene encoding homoserine kinase, translating into MPSAPKKASPSATVTVRVPATTANIGPGFDTLGIALKLYNTLTVSLTDTAPTHPPFINSIATTFFKQTQIPPTPFTLKIKAEVPIARGLGSSVTIRLGLLAALNTLHHSPLLAQQILSLVIQLEGHPDNAVPALFGGFAAATRERYVNFPVSPRLHFIAYIPKSELSTTQARSVLPRKIPIADAVENLQHTALITAAFATGNYPALRDLFQDRLHQPYRARLIPGFQAVCEAARAAGALGAYLSGAGSTIMAITLEKPQAIAQAMARAASKAGLKGSVLPLKADNEGLTFL; encoded by the coding sequence ATGCCTTCAGCGCCCAAAAAGGCTTCTCCATCAGCCACCGTCACCGTTCGCGTCCCTGCTACCACTGCCAACATCGGCCCCGGCTTCGACACCCTAGGCATAGCACTCAAACTCTACAACACCCTAACCGTAAGCCTTACCGACACTGCTCCCACGCACCCCCCGTTCATCAACTCCATCGCCACAACCTTCTTCAAGCAGACCCAAATTCCACCCACACCTTTCACACTCAAAATCAAAGCTGAAGTCCCCATCGCCCGTGGGCTAGGCAGCTCCGTCACCATCCGTCTCGGCCTCCTTGCAGCACTCAATACCCTTCACCACTCACCCCTCCTAGCCCAGCAAATCCTCTCGCTCGTAATCCAACTCGAAGGACACCCCGACAACGCTGTCCCCGCTCTCTTCGGCGGCTTTGCCGCTGCAACTCGCGAACGTTACGTCAACTTTCCCGTCTCCCCGCGACTCCACTTCATCGCCTACATCCCCAAATCAGAACTCTCCACAACCCAAGCCCGCTCCGTCCTCCCACGAAAAATCCCAATCGCAGATGCAGTAGAAAACCTTCAACACACCGCCCTCATCACCGCCGCATTCGCCACGGGAAACTACCCCGCCCTTCGCGATCTATTCCAGGATCGCCTTCACCAGCCCTACCGCGCTCGACTCATCCCGGGATTTCAAGCCGTCTGCGAAGCAGCCCGAGCAGCCGGAGCCCTCGGTGCCTACCTCTCCGGAGCCGGCTCCACGATCATGGCCATCACGCTAGAAAAACCCCAAGCCATCGCCCAAGCCATGGCTCGAGCCGCTTCAAAAGCAGGTCTAAAAGGCTCTGTGCTCCCACTAAAAGCCGATAATGAAGGCCTCACCTTCCTTTAG
- the rfbF gene encoding glucose-1-phosphate cytidylyltransferase, producing the protein MAAHLSQLINANSPPSPHPPMKVVILCGGKGTRLREETEYRPKPMVPIGGQPILWHIMKYYAHFGYREFILCLGYKGEMIKDYFRNYHWNTCDVTLNLGPTPRYQFHNQHNEQDWIVTLADTGIDTMTAARIKRIQRYIPEGQPFMLTYGDGLSNIDIHALIRSHRQAQKTCTLSAVHPAGRFGSLKIEQTGTVYTFHEKPQMETAYVNGGYMVCEYTMFNYLPDDPTVMLEQQPMLQLVRDGQLNAYKHEGWWQPMDTYQEMQHLNNLWEQNKAPWKIW; encoded by the coding sequence ATGGCCGCACATTTGTCCCAATTGATCAACGCTAACTCCCCACCCTCACCTCACCCCCCTATGAAAGTCGTCATCCTCTGCGGCGGAAAAGGCACACGCCTTCGTGAAGAGACAGAATATCGCCCCAAACCCATGGTCCCCATCGGAGGCCAACCCATCCTCTGGCACATCATGAAATACTACGCCCATTTCGGCTACAGAGAATTCATCCTCTGCCTCGGCTACAAAGGCGAAATGATCAAAGACTACTTCCGCAACTACCACTGGAACACCTGCGACGTCACCCTCAACCTCGGCCCCACCCCACGCTACCAATTCCACAACCAACACAACGAACAAGACTGGATAGTCACCCTCGCCGACACAGGCATCGACACCATGACAGCCGCCCGCATCAAACGCATCCAACGTTACATCCCAGAAGGCCAGCCCTTCATGCTCACATACGGCGACGGCCTTTCAAACATAGACATCCACGCCCTCATCCGCTCCCACCGACAAGCTCAAAAAACCTGCACCCTCTCCGCCGTGCACCCAGCCGGACGATTCGGCTCACTCAAAATCGAACAAACCGGCACCGTATATACCTTCCACGAAAAACCCCAAATGGAAACCGCCTACGTCAACGGCGGCTACATGGTCTGCGAATACACCATGTTCAACTACCTCCCAGACGATCCCACCGTCATGCTCGAGCAACAACCCATGCTCCAACTCGTCCGAGACGGCCAACTCAACGCCTACAAACACGAAGGCTGGTGGCAACCCATGGACACTTACCAAGAAATGCAACACCTCAACAACCTCTGGGAACAAAACAAAGCACCCTGGAAAATTTGGTAA
- a CDS encoding citrate synthase, translating to MTTKSRGLEGVIAAETSIGDVQGEQGILHYCGYDINELAGKATYEEVVYLLWNESLPTRHELEKLTTALRAERELPQGIIDYITSAPRNAAPIDVMRTAVSMLGCYDTQRYDLDMDANRAHAIKLVAQVGIIAAYFHRARQGLPLPPIRKDLGEAAHFLYLLTGETPSAEAARTLDVAYVLHAEHGFNASTFTARVVASTLSDIYSAVSAAIGALKGPLHGGANEGVIHMLKEIGTLENVDLWIENALAQKKKIMGIGHRVYKVLDPRAPHLKAMATELCKKLGEPKWIQMSERIAQIMKEKKNLNANVDFYSATVYYSLGIPTDLFTPIFAIARTAGWTAHILEQYANNRLFRPLSEYTGRPYGRTFVPIDQR from the coding sequence ATGACCACAAAATCCCGCGGACTCGAAGGCGTCATCGCAGCTGAAACTTCCATCGGCGACGTGCAAGGCGAACAAGGCATCCTCCACTACTGTGGATACGATATCAACGAGCTCGCAGGCAAAGCCACATACGAAGAAGTAGTCTACCTACTATGGAACGAATCCCTGCCCACTCGCCACGAGCTCGAAAAACTCACTACCGCTCTACGTGCCGAACGCGAACTCCCCCAAGGCATCATCGACTACATCACCTCAGCCCCTCGAAACGCCGCCCCCATAGACGTCATGCGAACAGCAGTCTCCATGCTCGGCTGTTACGACACCCAGCGATACGACCTCGATATGGACGCCAACCGAGCCCATGCCATCAAGCTCGTCGCTCAAGTCGGCATCATCGCTGCATACTTCCACCGAGCTCGTCAAGGTCTTCCCCTCCCCCCTATCCGAAAGGATCTCGGCGAAGCTGCCCATTTCCTTTACCTCCTCACAGGCGAGACGCCCTCCGCTGAAGCAGCTCGCACGCTCGATGTAGCCTATGTTCTCCATGCAGAACACGGATTCAACGCCTCCACTTTCACAGCTCGCGTCGTTGCCTCCACCCTCTCCGACATCTATTCTGCCGTATCCGCAGCCATCGGCGCACTCAAAGGCCCTCTCCATGGCGGAGCCAATGAAGGCGTAATCCACATGCTCAAAGAAATTGGCACCTTGGAAAACGTTGACCTATGGATCGAAAACGCCCTCGCACAAAAGAAAAAAATCATGGGCATCGGCCATCGCGTCTACAAAGTCCTCGACCCACGAGCACCTCACCTCAAAGCCATGGCGACCGAGCTCTGCAAAAAACTCGGTGAACCCAAGTGGATACAAATGTCAGAGCGCATCGCACAAATCATGAAAGAAAAGAAAAACCTCAACGCAAACGTCGATTTCTACTCCGCCACAGTCTACTACTCACTCGGCATCCCCACCGACCTCTTCACCCCGATTTTCGCTATCGCACGCACCGCAGGATGGACTGCACACATCCTCGAGCAATACGCCAACAACCGCCTCTTCCGCCCCTTGAGCGAATACACCGGCCGCCCTTATGGCCGCACATTTGTCCCAATTGATCAACGCTAA